The Brachyspira hyodysenteriae ATCC 27164 sequence GCTAGAGGATTAAAATGAGTTTTTCCGTCTCTTGTTGTAACTGTGTATGGAGCTTTATTTGGTACGGGATTAAACAATAATGACCATGAACCTGAAGGTACTGCATAAGTATCAAGTTTCTCTAAATCACTTTCGCCTAATGATAAATATGTACTTCCGTCTATTCCGCTTGCCATTAAATCTGCTCTGCCGTCTGCCACATCTTTAATAGCTATTGTCATATCTGTTCTTACTTCATATATTATTTTATCTATTAATGCTCCGCCTCTGTCTATTTCTTTTTGCTCTATTTCTTCCTGACTATTAGAACATGATAATAATATTATAAACAGTATTAATATTGGGAATTTATGTAAAACTTTATTATTCAATTTCATTATTTAGCCTCATTACTATATACAAATTAACATAATATACAATAATAGTATAAACAATAAAAGTCAATAAAATAATATGAATTAAAATGATCAAAATATTAAATTATATATTATAATAAAACGTAATCTCAGTTTATTATATATACAAGCCGATAAAAAGTAAATATTTTATTATTTTTATTAAAATATTTTTTATTAGTAGTATATGTACAATAAAACTTATATAAAATAAATAAAATATATTCTTGACAAATATCAAAAAAAAATTAGAATACCTAATTAAACCCAAAATTTAATTTTGAAATAAAGAATCGCGGAGAAAAGATGAAAGTAATAGATATAGACAAAAAACCTCAAAATGAAAAAATATTTTTTGGAGATTTTGGGCATTATTTAAGAATAGATTCAGTAAGCCATGAAGTAGCTAGAAAATTAAAAGAAGCAAGTGAAGGAAATACTTGGTTTTCAAAGGAAGTTGACTATAAATCTGATAAAACAAGATTCTCTTCATTGCCAGAAGATGCACAGAGAGCCTTCAAACTCAATATAGCATATCAAACTTTAATGGACAGCGGAGTTACAAGTGGCTTTTCATCAATATTGAATAGAATAGTTACAAGTTCAATATGGTCTATTTTATATGCAAGAATAGCTATAGAGGAAAATATACATGCTGAAAGCTACTCTTACGGACTTTCTGAAGTATTTGGACATGAGGCAACAGATACATTAGATTTAGTTTATAATGATGAATTTGTTAAACATAGAATGGAAAAAGAGGTAGAATTATTCGGAAATGTTGATGAATTATGTAATTTAGAAAATTCTCCTGCAACATTAGATGAGAAAAAACAGGCAGTATTAAAATTATTAATAGGAATATATTTACTTGAAAGTGTAAAATTTCCATTTTCTTTTCTTGTAACTTTTACAATAAATAATAATTATGACAATGCTATAGCAGGATTCACAAAAACTATTAAATTAATAGCGCATGATGAATTAAACACTCATGTACCTACAGGTAAAAATGTAATGAATATACTTAGAAAAGAAAATGAACAAGGTTTTACACATTTATTTAAAAGCGGTTGGTTTAATGAAACAGCTAGGGCAATGGCAGAATTTACTGTTAATGAGGAAATTAAATGGGCTAAATATCTTTTTGATGGATATCAAGTAGCAGGTATTAATTCCTCAGTAAGCGAACATTTCATCAAATATTGGGCTGGTGTAAGATTAAGGGATTTAGGGGTTGAATCGCCTTATAATGAAAAAAAATCAGACGTTATAGATTGGTTTAACAGCTATAGAGATATAAACAAACAAAATGCAGCCTTACAGGAAACAACTAACACCTCTTATCAAAAAGGTGCTTTGAAAAACGATTTATAATCTATACTTAATTTTTTATAATAAAATAATTATCAGGGTAACATTATGATAGAACTTACAAAAGATAAAAAACATATAATCATTAAAAGGGACGGCAGAGAAGAACCTTTCAATGAAGAAAAATTAAGGAAAGTTATAGATTGGGCTACAGAAGGTAAAGAGGCTTTCACTAATCAGCTGCTGGAAGGACTTAATATAAAAATTAATGATAAAATGAAAATAGAAGTATTATATGATGAGCTTATAAATACTGCTGTTAATATGATAAGTCCATTATATCCTATGTATGATACAATAGCAGAAAAACTTTATTTAATGAAAATATATAAAGAAACATGCGGACTTAAAAAAATAGGTTCATATCCTCATATAAAAAATTTCTTAAAAAAAGGTATAAAATATAAAATATATGATAAGGATATAATTCAGCTTTTTACAGATAAAGAATTAGATAAAATAAATTCTATGATAGATCCTAACAGAGATTTATTATTCACATATAAAGGCTTAGCAATATTCTATAAAAAATACTGTAAAAACATAGGAAATAAAAAATTAGAGCTTCCTCAAATAACATATATGGTAGCTGCTATGTTTTCATTTTATGATGATTATTATAAAGGCGAAAACAAAGATAAATTAGAAATAAGCAAATCTGAAAGACTTAAATATATAAAAAGAACTTATGATATGCTTTCAAGACATGAAGTTACTTTTGCCACTCCTAGAATAGCAAATAGTATGACAATAAAAGCACAATTAGCCAGCTGTATATTAAATACCCCTGCCGATGATACTTGGAGCTTGAATCAGACAGATGGAAATATGGCATTATATTCCAAATTTTCAGGCGGCATAGCTTATGATGCTTCATATATAAGGGCGTCAGGTTCTACAATACAAACTAATAGGGGACGTTCTGACGGACCTATACCTTTTATAAAAAGAGTAGAACAAACTATATCATCATTTAATCAGGGAGGAGTTCGTAAAGGTGCATGCGTTGTTACTTTTCCTTGGTGGCATTTAGATGTACTTGATTTGATTATGCTTAAAGATGCAGGCGGTACTGAAGATACAAGGGCTAGAAAGTTAGTTTACTCTATTAGAATAAGCAATATATTTAGAGAAAGAGTTAATAAAGACGGATATGTAACTTTATTTGACCCTAAAGAAACTCCTCTTCTAAATGAAGAATACGGAGAAAAATTTAATGTTGCTTATATATATTATGAAAGTAAATCATCTATAAGAAAAAAGAAAATAAAAGCAAAAGATTTATTATTTCAAATATTAAAAGTAAGACAGGAAACAGGAAATTTATATTTAACCTTTGTAGACAACATCAATGAACAGAATATGGTTAATAGATTCGTAGGAGCTTCAAACCTTTGTCAGGAAATAGTAATACCTTCCTATCCTTCTAAACTCATAAAAGAAAAATATGTCATTAATGAAGACGGAGAATATGAAATAATACAGAGAAAGAAAAGCGGTGAGATAGGTATATGTAATTTGGTTTCTGTAAATTTAATGTCTTGGGTAAATTTCTCACCTGAAAAGAAAAAATCATTCTGCTACACTCTTTTAAGAGGATGCGACAATATTATAGATACTCAATTTTACCCTGTTAAAGAAGGAGAAATTGCAAATAAAAAGAACAGACCTATAGGAATAGGAGTTATAAATTATGCTAATCTTTTAGCTTCAAATAAAATAAAATATACTGATAAAGAAGCTTTAGAGTTTACAAATAAAGTTTTCGATGATTTATATTATCATATATATGAAGCATCTAATATACTAGCAAGAGAGAGAGGCCCTTATAAAACTTTCAATGAATCTAAGTGGAAAGAAGGATTAACTCCATTTCATATATCATTATTAAATAACAATAAAAAGAATAATCTTAATGTAAGTGTAGATAAAGAGAAATGGGATAAGCTGGCAGAAAATATAAAAAATAATGGCGTAAGATTCTCATTCCATGGAGCAATAGCCCCTACTGCTACATCTGGAAAAAGTGTATCAGCTACAGAAAGTATAGAACCTATAGTAGATTTATTCTTTATAGAAGAAGGAATACAAACACTTCCTAGCTTAGTACCTAATATCAAAAAAAATAGAGAGTACTATGAAAGATGCTGGAATATTCCTGCTAAAACTATAATAGAACTTGCTGCTGTAAGACAGAGATATATAGATCAGTCTCAGTCATTGAATTTATATTATGTAAAACCTGATTCTGCTAAAGAGCTTTGGGACGATATTCAGTACGCTATGGATTTGGGATTGAAGACTCTTTATTACATGAAAACTCCTAAATCTAATTTTGAGCTTGAAGAAGTTTGCGAATCCTGCACATAAAAAGTAAACATAATTAAGCTAACATATCAACAAAATATGTTAACTTAATATATTTTTATAATATTCTTCTATAATATATATCCCCGTATAGTTTATAAAAAAATATCAAAATTTAAATTAAATTTCAATTTTTGTATTGACATAATGTTTTTTTTAGTATATAAGGTGTGCGTTAATTTTCACAATTAACAAAAAATTATTTCGGAGTGAATCAATATTATGAAAAAAATTTTGATTTTCTTAAGCCTTATAAGTATGTTAATACTTATTTCCTGCGGAGGCGGTGCTTCAAGTGCTACTGATATAGTTATAACAGGTTCCTCTTCAGTTTCTCCATTGATGTTCAAATTAGCAGCAAAATTTGAAGAGCTTAATCCTGATTACACTGTAACAGTAGAAACATCAGATTCTACTATTGGAGTTCAAGACACTATAAACGGCAACAACAATATAGGTATGGCTTCAAGAAATTTGAAAGAAGATGAGTTAACTGGTTTGGACAGCTATTTATTATGTCAAGATGGTATAGTAATAATCGCTAACAAAGATTCTGAAATTACTCAGATAAGCGAAGAAGAATTATACAATCTTTATATGAATAATACTGCAATAGGCAATATAACTAAATCTATTTCAAGAGAAGACGGATCAGGTACTAGAAGTGCATTTACTGATTTAACTTCTGTAGGAAAAGAAAATCCATTACCTTCCACTGTTGAAATATTGGATGGAACAGGAAAGGTAAAAACTTCAGTTATGAGCGATGCTTCAAAAATCGGTTATATCTCTTTGGGTTCTATTGATGATACAATAAAGCCTTTAGCTTATAAAGCAAAAGGACAAAATGAATATGTATCTGCTTCAGTAGAAAATATACAAAGTGATACATACAAACTTTACCGTCCTTTTTACGTATTCACAAAAAAAGGAGTTGAACTTGATGAAGGGACTAAGGCATTCTTAGACTTCATTAATAGTGAAGCAGGGAAAACGGTTATAAATGAAAATGGCTATGTAGCCAACTAATTAGAAAATTGATAAGTCGATGTACAATGATTTTGTATATCGGCTTTTTTTATTTTCTATACAACACAATCAATAAAAACAACACAAAACAAAAAATTAATAATTAGGATATATATTTTGAATAACAATATTAATAAACATATACGAAGTGAAATACTAGATAATATTATGAAATATGTATTTTTTGTATGTTCTATATTTTCAGTTATAGTTGTATTTTCAATATGTATTTTTATATTTATCTACAGTCTTCCAATATTTAAAGAAACAGGATTTTTAAAATTCGTTTTTGGAATGAATTGGTCGCCTTCATCAAAACATTTTGGAATATTTCCGATGATAGTAGGCTCTGTATATATAACTATTCTTTCTACCCTATTAGGAGGAGGATTCGGATTCTTTACAGCAGTTTATATATCTATGTTTGCACCAAATAAATTAAAAGTGATATTATCTCAAGTAATAGATTTGCTTGCAGGAATTCCTTCAATAGTTTACGGCTTTTTTGGAATGTCTGTATTAGTACCATTTCTAAAAAATATTTCTCCAAACGATATAGGCGAAGGAGTACTCGCTAGTTCTATAATACTTGCCGTGATGATACTTCCAACAATAACATCTATTACAAAATATAATTTAGAAGCAGTTTATAAATATTACTATGACGGTGCAAGAGCTTTAGGAAATACACATTCTCAAGCTGTATTTGGTGTTATAGTAAAGGCTGCTAAGTCTGGTATATTTTCGGCTATAGTTCTAGGTATGGGAAGAGCTATAGGAGAAACTATGGCGGTTATGATGGTGGCTGGAAATGCTCCTTTTATACCTCAGGATTTATTCTCATATTTCAGAACTATGACTATTAATATAGCTTTAGAAATGGGATATGCTACAGGTATACATAGATCCGCATTGATTGGAACAGCTTTTGTATTACTTTTATTTATACTTATTATAAATATAATATTATCTCTTTTGAAAAGAAATAATTTATATTTTTCATTTTCATTTACTAGCCTTTTTAAAAAGAATAAAGAATTAAAAACTGATATTAATAACTTTTCTTTTAAAAATTATGAAATGAAAATGCAGACAATAAAAGGTGATATGCTCAAATATATTTCAATATTTGCAACTGCAGTATCAACTTTATTTCTAGTATTTATAGTAGTATTTATACTTGTAAGAGGACTTCCTCATATAACATTAAATCTATTATTTGGAAAGAGTAATAATTCACAGATGACGCTTCTTCCTGCAATAGTTTCTACTTCAATGATGCTTTTTATGTCATTAATAATAGCCATTCCATTGGGAGTATTTGCCGCTATTTATTTGACTGAATATTCAAAAGCAAAAAGTAAATTAATAGCTTTAATAAGGATATTCACCGACAGCTTATCAGGAATTCCATCAATAGTGTTCGGGCTTTTTGGTATGCTTGTATTTGCTAATTTGTTTGGTATAGGAAGAAGTATATTAGCAGGTTCTTTGACATTAGTTTTAATAATACTGCCATCTATAATAAGACAGACAGAAGAAACTTTGATGTCAATTCCTGCAAGTTTAAGAGAAGGAAGTTTGGCACTTGGAGCATCTAAAGTGAGGACTATATTTCAAATAGTTCTTCCATGCGGATTTTCAGGAATCATGACTTCCGTTATTTTAAGCATAGGAAGGATAGTAGGAGAAAGTGCCGCTTTAATATATACAGCTGGTGCAGTACGATATATGCCTAAAGGTTATTTGAGTTCAGGAAGTTCATTTTCAGTTATGATGTGGATGTTTTCAAGTGAGGGTTTATACATTAATCAAACTTTCGCTACAGCTAGTATATTACTTATTATGATTATAGTTCTTAATGCTTTATTATTCTTTGTAAATAAAAAG is a genomic window containing:
- a CDS encoding ribonucleotide-diphosphate reductase subunit beta, whose amino-acid sequence is MKVIDIDKKPQNEKIFFGDFGHYLRIDSVSHEVARKLKEASEGNTWFSKEVDYKSDKTRFSSLPEDAQRAFKLNIAYQTLMDSGVTSGFSSILNRIVTSSIWSILYARIAIEENIHAESYSYGLSEVFGHEATDTLDLVYNDEFVKHRMEKEVELFGNVDELCNLENSPATLDEKKQAVLKLLIGIYLLESVKFPFSFLVTFTINNNYDNAIAGFTKTIKLIAHDELNTHVPTGKNVMNILRKENEQGFTHLFKSGWFNETARAMAEFTVNEEIKWAKYLFDGYQVAGINSSVSEHFIKYWAGVRLRDLGVESPYNEKKSDVIDWFNSYRDINKQNAALQETTNTSYQKGALKNDL
- a CDS encoding ribonucleoside-diphosphate reductase subunit alpha, with product MIELTKDKKHIIIKRDGREEPFNEEKLRKVIDWATEGKEAFTNQLLEGLNIKINDKMKIEVLYDELINTAVNMISPLYPMYDTIAEKLYLMKIYKETCGLKKIGSYPHIKNFLKKGIKYKIYDKDIIQLFTDKELDKINSMIDPNRDLLFTYKGLAIFYKKYCKNIGNKKLELPQITYMVAAMFSFYDDYYKGENKDKLEISKSERLKYIKRTYDMLSRHEVTFATPRIANSMTIKAQLASCILNTPADDTWSLNQTDGNMALYSKFSGGIAYDASYIRASGSTIQTNRGRSDGPIPFIKRVEQTISSFNQGGVRKGACVVTFPWWHLDVLDLIMLKDAGGTEDTRARKLVYSIRISNIFRERVNKDGYVTLFDPKETPLLNEEYGEKFNVAYIYYESKSSIRKKKIKAKDLLFQILKVRQETGNLYLTFVDNINEQNMVNRFVGASNLCQEIVIPSYPSKLIKEKYVINEDGEYEIIQRKKSGEIGICNLVSVNLMSWVNFSPEKKKSFCYTLLRGCDNIIDTQFYPVKEGEIANKKNRPIGIGVINYANLLASNKIKYTDKEALEFTNKVFDDLYYHIYEASNILARERGPYKTFNESKWKEGLTPFHISLLNNNKKNNLNVSVDKEKWDKLAENIKNNGVRFSFHGAIAPTATSGKSVSATESIEPIVDLFFIEEGIQTLPSLVPNIKKNREYYERCWNIPAKTIIELAAVRQRYIDQSQSLNLYYVKPDSAKELWDDIQYAMDLGLKTLYYMKTPKSNFELEEVCESCT
- a CDS encoding substrate-binding domain-containing protein, coding for MKKILIFLSLISMLILISCGGGASSATDIVITGSSSVSPLMFKLAAKFEELNPDYTVTVETSDSTIGVQDTINGNNNIGMASRNLKEDELTGLDSYLLCQDGIVIIANKDSEITQISEEELYNLYMNNTAIGNITKSISREDGSGTRSAFTDLTSVGKENPLPSTVEILDGTGKVKTSVMSDASKIGYISLGSIDDTIKPLAYKAKGQNEYVSASVENIQSDTYKLYRPFYVFTKKGVELDEGTKAFLDFINSEAGKTVINENGYVAN
- the pstC gene encoding phosphate ABC transporter permease subunit PstC produces the protein MNNNINKHIRSEILDNIMKYVFFVCSIFSVIVVFSICIFIFIYSLPIFKETGFLKFVFGMNWSPSSKHFGIFPMIVGSVYITILSTLLGGGFGFFTAVYISMFAPNKLKVILSQVIDLLAGIPSIVYGFFGMSVLVPFLKNISPNDIGEGVLASSIILAVMILPTITSITKYNLEAVYKYYYDGARALGNTHSQAVFGVIVKAAKSGIFSAIVLGMGRAIGETMAVMMVAGNAPFIPQDLFSYFRTMTINIALEMGYATGIHRSALIGTAFVLLLFILIINIILSLLKRNNLYFSFSFTSLFKKNKELKTDINNFSFKNYEMKMQTIKGDMLKYISIFATAVSTLFLVFIVVFILVRGLPHITLNLLFGKSNNSQMTLLPAIVSTSMMLFMSLIIAIPLGVFAAIYLTEYSKAKSKLIALIRIFTDSLSGIPSIVFGLFGMLVFANLFGIGRSILAGSLTLVLIILPSIIRQTEETLMSIPASLREGSLALGASKVRTIFQIVLPCGFSGIMTSVILSIGRIVGESAALIYTAGAVRYMPKGYLSSGSSFSVMMWMFSSEGLYINQTFATASILLIMIIVLNALLFFVNKKLKKDY